The Quercus lobata isolate SW786 chromosome 9, ValleyOak3.0 Primary Assembly, whole genome shotgun sequence region GCCTCAACCTCATACTTTGTAAGTTTATAATACACTATATATCCTTTTTCAActttgaaaaaaggaaaaaaaaaaaaattgaaaccaaaaTTATATACTGATAGTAACTTTTGTAACTTCTCAATGCAGACCCCTTGTATCATTTGGCTTGtcttaaaaaaaccaaatagaTGGAGCTTTCATTGGATTGCATCTTGGGTAAGCTTAATTCCATTTAAAACTTTAATCTATTCATACTTTATTATTCCATTATTCAAAACTAGTAATGGATATTTCTTTGTTTGTAACTAATTTAAcatatttgtgtttaatttcaGATTTCGATCATCATCGGAGTTTTGATAGCAGTCCTTGCACCCATAGGAGGAATACGGCAAATTATCATCTCTGCCAAAACCTACAAGTTTTTTTCATAAATCATTAGATAAATGTAGAACTTAACTTTTGTGTCACTAGATTTAATTATTATCCTTTCATCCAAAACCtacaatatcattttattataattgttttgACATGTAGAACTTATTAACTTCTTGTATTTGTTAAGGTGGATTTCAGAATTTATCCACTCAAATTTTTGCTAAGGTGGATTTCAGAATGTATCCGCTCACATTTCAGAATTTTAATCAAGGATATTATGATAGTCTCTCTCTTGTAGTATTTTATTTCACTTGAAATTTCTGTGAAGATTTGCTCgagtaattgtttttttcccaACCTTTTATGTGTGATTTGTGTGTTCTTGTGCTTTATCTAAGAATGTTAGTCATGCACAAACCTATGGACATGAAGGAGGCATATGCCATGAACTGAGTAAGTTCCTTGAAACAGCAACAAGCTATATACTACCTTGTTGTGGTGCATGCATAGTCGTGTTGGTTGAATGGCAATGTAGTGGTTTTGTAAAGGTGATGGACTCTTTGTAATGGCTTGGTAGATTAGACGCCATGTGTATGCTGTGGTGTGGTCAACATGTGCAATAAGTAAGGCACAATAGTCTTACCGTGGGCTTGGCCAGTGGCTTATTGTTGGGTTTTAGCTTGTGTGGCTGGGTTGCATGTAGGTAGCGATGTGTTGTGTAAGCTGTGTGGGTTGTGTTGATTAGATTTGGACTTTGGAGATGGGATTGACATGAGCCAAGCCCTCCAAGGTTGAGTTTTTAGGCATTTACTCAGGTTGTCAAGTGTATTTGCAAGATTTGTGATGGGCTGGAACATGCGCACAAGTAGTGCTATGTTAAAACATGAAAAAGTGCCAAGACAAACAGGCACTTCCAAGATTGTGGTAATAAGTCTAGGTGTAGTTACTTAGCAAGCAACCACTGCACCAACTATTTCGTGTATGTTTACTTTAATCTATTAGATGTGTCAACgtgtaaaagagaaaaaacttaaaagagtATACTATGTTGGGAACCATTGTAAAACTCCGTTTGTAACCGTTGGTGCTGATCTAAGGCAGGTTTTGCACGAGAACTGGGAGTGTCCTTTGTACTTTGTAGTAAAAGTAATAGAGATTGTGTGTTATTCATTAATCTAATTGTGCATGCTTTTGAATTGTATTGTTGATTCATACAAACGGTTGATTGTTATCTATGTCTGAGAAATCTGCACTGTGACACATACTGCAATTGCGAATACAGTGGCTTGATAGCCTTGATTATAAAACGAAAACAGCAAGTGTACTTGTCAAACATATTGGTGTTCCAAAATTTGAAAGTAAAAGTGATGCCAAAGGCATAATTTGTAtgcaaggaaaagaagaaaacaagaaacaattaGAGATGGCATTTCATGTTGTACTTCAGAAATATTTTGCTTAATAAAGGTTTACCCCCATTTTATGCTGAATATGAACCATGCTGTTGTCTATCTTTCATCACTTGGTAACCAACTCAGAAGTAAAGGTTTCAGGTTGCAAGCTCATCATCAAGGAATTGAACAAAGTGTGACCTATCTTTAATCAATTAGGAACCAACTCATAAGAATTTTATTAACAATGTTTTATTAGTTTAACAAGTggagaatttaaaaaagaaaagaaaaaaagcactgaaaaatgaaaaagaaaagctattacagtttttattttttcaactctTTGTTCATCCAAGGCATactgaggagagagagagagagagaaagagtgttCAGTTCCCATTTCCAAATTTTTTCTGGATATCCTTGAAAGATACAGTGGCAGACCCCCTCCTTTTGGCCTTCTGCTGAGAAGAATGTTCCCTCCACCCTGTCATGAAAATTACCTACAACCAAGAGCAGTGTCAAACGTAGTATACGGCCAGGGAAGAGGATTTTACTTTCAGTAGTACTCTACTTCCTAATACGGAAAGAAATAGGAATTGGAATGCTGGATACCAGTCCACACAGATTTGCATATTTACATTCTATGTTAAGAATAGTaaactgtattttttttttccttttcctttcaagTATTTGAGTGTCATTAGAGGTCTAAATTTCAATTAACTGCCCCACAAATAACCAAGAAAAATTTGTGCCATGATATATTCCAAGCAAACAATTGTGTACAACAATAATGAATGAATACAACTTCTATATTGAAAAATGAGCAAATTTTATAGTTTCCAggtcacagagagagagagagagagagagagcaggcTCCCTCTGCATCTAGTTTCCAAGTTTTCCAATAGATAATATGAAAGTCACCAAGCAAAAGAAGCTGTTTTGAAGGTTATGGAAGCTGGGTTTTGGCAGTGGTTACAGAGATCTATCATTGGCATAGTGTCACATAAAATAGCCAGTTAATCCTATTTACATAACATATAGCTGCccttaacaaaaatatattgtgTATTAAAAAGACCAAATGGATTCAATGTGAAAAACTACCCACATTATCAATATGTGGACTGGAAATATTGAACTGTTACCTTTCTGTCAAAAATGAAGAGACTctaaatttttcccaaaaaaaaaaaaaaaagaaattggagTGCCTTGTATCAAAAGCTTCTAGCAACATGATATATTCCTTTTTGGCTATGCACATATAACATATCTTGTGACTGAGTATATAGAAGCATAATGATTTAAGAGTACCCAGGAACATTGTTGATGGCAAATATTGTACTAATCACAGACAACTCCAGAGTCTTCATCGGTGCATTCcctaaatttttaaagaaagtgATATcttgcttattttattttatatatgatcTCACTAATATTGTTTAGCCCTATATGGAATTATTTGTAAATTCCCAAGTTTCATTAGACATTAGCAAGGAAAAAAGTCAATGGTGAATAAGTAATCTACTATGTTCACCTGGAAGGTTGCAGGGATGGTGCCATCTTCTGCAGCAAACATTGAGTCATAAATAGCTGCAGTTGCCAGTGCTGTTTCTCTGTTTAGCATCTGGTTTCATCAATGAAAACATCAAATTTCAATTGAGATTTCCAAACTAGCTCATGCTCTGTACTTGAGTCATTGGAAAGAAAGGATATTCAGcatttaacaaatataaaaactctCACATTATTCCTTTGCAGGAGAGCATTAGTTTCACCCATTGAACGCAAATGTTCTATCAGCTCCAGAGCTACAccaaacagagagaaaaaagaatattaaaaaggaaaagaaaagaaaaggaccAGATAACTATCATTCTAAAGCgtttatattgaaaaatatatttcaaagaCAAAGGTGGATCAAGTACCGgctttgtaattaaattttaaatgtcaGCACTGATATGCAATTCAATGCCACTAATTCCACAACTCAAAAGAACATTGATGAAGAGGATACACTATCTCTTGTGTGCATGCATCATTTGATGCCAAACTGGGCTTTACACTGAAGAATGAGTTTTATGCCATTTTCTTTGGTAATATTTCATGAGAAAATTATGTTGACCCTCACCAACACTGTTGGACACTCTACCCCtcttgtgaaaataaattgcaGGAGCTTGACTACATCTGTGTATCAACTTCCCAgcattattctttattattcaTAGGAAAGAAAGTCTTGCCCCCACAACAATATTAAATAAAGAGAGCAAGTGAAACATCATAGTAACATGAAATCAAAAGCTTGAAGCCTTGAACTCATTTGATGCTTGTAGTTCATATACAAtaaagggtattttggttaacACCAGTTCATTGGCCACTGAATTTGTAAACCagcaattaatttttgatcTAAAAGTTccatttttgctaaataaacaTCACAAGAGGATGAGAAAATTCTTACCACTTTGATATTTAACAATGTATTCATCAACATCAACACCTGGCAGGGCAAAGCCAGCCCTAGACAAAAGATTGCCTGCATCCCGCACCTAAACAAGGTAAGCAAAAAATCTGTTGAATGGTTTACAATGTGAAATAGGGCATATAAGTTTGTGTTCATTTCtcaagaattttcaaattaaaattattgaaaaaaaaattaattgtgagTGGTCATGGAAGCTAAGACAATTAGATAGCATCATTAATCATGAAGAAATATAACTGCATTGAttcacttgaaaaataaataaaaatatacttttttcaataaagaaaCTGAGacaaattcttcaaaaaaaaaaaaattacttgtgCCAGAGGTGATATTCGTGGACTGATGCCTCCTTCACGCTCCATTTGTGCGACAGTGCATGCTATTCTCAGCTCCCTAGTCACAAGTATGAGCAATTAGAAAAATCAACCAGGCATTTCAAGCATTGATGTATAACTTTAACTTCAGATaagtaaataaagaaataaatgaaaaggaaTAGGCAACTTTAAGGTTTCTCCACCAAGAATAGCTCCTAAAAATATGCCATCCGGCTTCAATGCTAATCTACACTGGCAAAGATAAACATTTGTTAGAAATGAATCCAGCAAGGATCCCTTTATATACATGAAAAGATTAGAATTTCGGAGGAAAAGATGGAAGGGCAACTTTGACTCACACAACATTTCAAGCCTTTAAGTCAGCTTTAAAAAATTTCTGGCTTCCATTATATTCATTGGTACAAGGAGagatacaatatatatatatatatatatatatatatatattttaagttgcaaaaaaaaaaggttttaattttctttaaaaccaCGTAGGTTATTAATAGAAATCTGTGTACACACATGCACATGTACTACTCTTTGTTCAATGCATGTACACACGTTTGATACCTTTGGTGGTCAAATTGCAAAATAAAGAAATACCTGATATTTCTTTGTGTTTAACTTATGATTGAAAACTTTCGAAGTTTTTTaatcaatgaaataaaataaatcaagatGAAGACCAACTGATAGCTTTAGAGGCATTTCCAGTGCttattatttttacaacatGTAATCTTTCATATATGTCTTGATCTTTGTGCTTCTGAcaacataaagaaataaaacataCAGTACAATGATTAGGCATTTGTTCCAATACAACTTTCCCATTATATTAAAGAACTTATTGAGTTTTGCAATCAAAATTCTAATGAATTTGTTGCATAATGGACCACTGAAGTTTACACTAAGATCGCATACCTGTATCATGGAACCTGGAAGATCATTTGTCCAGTGTAGCCCCAAGCAGCTTAATACCACATCTACAGAACTTCAAACCACAAATACATTCTATATAAGTAAATTAAAAATCTCTCATTTAGTGTATTGCACATGAATCCATAAAGGGGAAAGAAGAATACGTGCACACCTTTCTTTAAGAGGCAAAAACTCCTCATCGCCAACTATGTAGGACGTTTCAATGTTTTCATTGTGCACATCTTTTTCAGTATCCTTACATAGTTTTATCATGTCATATGATGTATCCATCATAATGAGCTTTTCAATGCCACCTGACATCAGGGAAAGTGTTTATGATATTACAATCTATTAGTGGGAGCATCTTGGAAATAAAAATAACGtacaagaagaaggaaaaaaaaaaaaaagacaggtaaaacaaaaaacaacattGCTGTGATGATCACTAAAAAGACAACAGACCACCTTGCCCTAATTGCACAGGTAGCATCTTCCTCAGCATTAAAATGTTgtccaacaaaaataaaaataaaaaaccactggACTAATTCCTATGCAATTAAAAGGATAGCCATAATGCAAATTCTAATTCCCATAATTCCATCAGGGCATCAACTCCAAAGTATCACATCCATTATATCCTAGTCCTTCCTAATTCACCTCCCAAATAATTCTTTAATCTTTTAAAGTGATTGCAGACAACTAATTACATAGCAACACAGAAAGTAAAAGGTAGATAAATGGTTGGAGGAAAAAAAACGAAACTTTAAATTCTTACCACGACCACCTAACAGACGCCTGACAGCTTCCAATGAACCACCCAAACATAATGCTGTTGGAAATGATTTTTTACAATCCTGCAAAAGGCAAACACATAGCCAACATAAACCTAATGAGGAAACAATTCTGAAGTTATAACAGGCATAAAATATTTAAGACTTGCATTTGAATTCCAAGTAGTAGAAACTCAAACTTTGGAAGTGAAATCAGCATTGCATATTACAAATATTTACCCAAACTTGAGAGCTTCGCCCAACAGAAGAACATGTAACCCTTCAGCGTTACTGGAGAGAATggaaaaagattaaattataaagATGCTTATTACTACCTCCAAGCGATCCAACAGATTCTCAGCAACAGCATCAACAAAAGAATCATTTGGACGCATCAACCAAGCAGCTCGATCACGCTGCCACCAAGAAACAACCCATGACCAGATAcagcaacaacaataacaatggcaaccaagccttagtcccaaaaattTACAGGGCTACTAAAGAATTCAATTATTTCCCTTCTCAGGTGATTAACTTTTGTGGACTTCATGTTATAGCTCAAAAACCATCACAAGATTTTCTATTGCAGGCTTTAAAAACTAGATTATCCATTGAAAAGATGGAATCCAAATCCTGAACCAGACAGAGCCCGAGTAGGATCAATCAAAGGCAAGACAGCAAGAGCGTAGAATTTCAACATGATTAGATCTCCTTCCTTAGTCTTTTCATCCAAATTTCACTATCTAATTTCTTCAAGTGGCAGAAAGAAGCATCAAATCTTGATAAACCTTAAATGGTGTAGCCTAACCACCTCATTTCTAAAAGATTTGACGAAAAGAGTAGCATATAACTTTAAAATGTATTTCTTTCACATCttaatgtaataaaaataagttcaacTAAAAGATTTATTCAAATTTATGAACACAAAATGGTGAACTCAATTTCTTCATACACATCCCtaacactttctcaaaaaaattgaacttaacACAAgatctttaccaaaaaaaaaaagaactttaactttcctttcctttcctttccttttagtTCCCACATTTTCCTTGCAACCAATCAGAACTCACATCTtaatgcaaccaaaaaaaaaagttcaactAAAAGATAcactcaaatttatttttgtaaaaatgaaatagaataaatattacactacctcaaaattttttaacacGACACAgcaagttttcaaaaaaatataaaaaatccaTCTTTAAAATTCCTATCCTTTCTCTCATTTTCCTCACAACCAAACAGAACTCAGTGGCAGACTTCTAAACAATAATTTCCTCAGCCTCACACAACTCACATTAAGCTTATCTTTCTAGCTTATTCTTAACTACAAcagaaaatcaaaacaaaacatttcctttcctttcccaaATTTTCCCACAAGCAAACaaagaagaacaaaatttaaaaataaaaataaaaacccaacaaaaaggtctaaactttaaaaaacattataaagTAATTCATTGTTTGGTAAGTAAGtgctttttttgaattttaattgaattacaaaaatgaattttgaaatgGGTAAACAAAACAATGACTTTAGACAGagaatttataataattataattataattgtttGTGAACCTGTTTGCGTTTGAGTTGGCGATCGAAGATATTGACTTTCGAGCTTTGGTTCCCATCTGGGTCTGTGCTGAAAGAACCGGACAACAATATACGGTACGGTtcatttgttgttgttaatgttgTTGTTCTTCTCCATAGTGACAATGAGCTTCTCTGGTACATAGATAACAACCctctcatttctttctttctttgttgttCTTCTCattcagttttgtttttgtttttgtttctgttctttttttttttttacacttttaaaaaattttgctttttgcttaaattttttttacaattaattaaattttttaattttttgaaataaatttgacTCTAGATAAGAAAATTAGACTTTTTTAtgggattttttaaaaaataaactaattaattttctgtattacatttaacataaaaactattaatttaaaaaaaaaattgtaaataaactaaagaaaacaaacaattCTCAAACAGATGGTAAATAGAACCtctaatttgaaaattcatatTTGAGGTTTAGGGTAATAATAAGTACTatcaaaacattttaaagatattcagttatttactttttttttaagtaaaaaatattcaatttatttcctaagaaaaaaaatatttaacactATTTAAAGTTCCTTCTTTTCCAACAGTTCACATACCCAAAAAacgggaaagaaaaaaaaaaagaaccacaaGCATTTTACAAACAAACtaattttaagatttaattttgCCATACAGGTTAATTGGggtgatattttattttgttcattggAAGTCCATTGTGTCTATAAAATATGTATGacacattttttattcttactCTGAGAAGATGAGCATTTTTTACCGAGAACCTTAGCACTTGCAGCAGAAAGTAAGTGCAAAATAGTACAAAATGGATAGAAAGTTTGCATGAGCTGATGCTGTTACTCTTTACgtattctttgtttttgaataCCATTATACTTTTACACAAGTAAAACAATGTCAACATTTGAAGGACCAAGTGCTTTTTTGCATTTCTGGTCtcatatttttatacataagTCGGTTATAACAATTGATTTAAATAAGGTAttgattaaaattcaaatttttattgttattgattaGTAATTTAGTATTTTTAGGAATTGcacaacattttattttaaaaaaaaaaattattcatttgtttttgttacTTTTTCGAACCTCAGTTTGATGAGACCATTTTTTCATTAAGAGCAAAACAGGCTACAGGAAATCCAAATGTTCATTGGTACAAGAAAAATGGACACGTTCAAAACTCAGataattcagcaaaaataaaaaataaaaaactcagaTAGCTTTGGCCCGCACCAAGTATGATCCGACCCAATTCTACTGAACCCGATCCATTACCAGGTTAGAGGCTCAGAGCAAAGTCTATGTGCACTGTACTAGTGTAGTGTAGTACCAATCAGAGTACTAAAACAATGTCACTGCTATCTTTGACATGCTCTCAGTCTATCTATTTCTCAACTTCACCACCTCAACATATTCTTCCTACAAAGTTTAAGAATTTTCCATTCCCAAGTACTTCTTCAACTCGAGCTGCTACTTTGAAATTCTCACCATTTTCTCAAAGGTTGTTGAGAAATGGGAACTGGGTTTCTCACAGAAACAGATTTCATGCAAAATCTGCTGACTCAGAACCCAATGCCAACCAGCCATCCGCCCAAGTTTCCCAGGAAAATGGTACAGTTTCCAGTAGTAGTGGCAACCCATCAACCAGTTTTCTGTCCATTCTTTGTCCTCTGCTCAAGCTCTTCTCTGTAAGTCTCttaatccccccccccccctttttttttttaaattaaactatGGAAAGTTGAAACCTTTATGCATCTTATATGGTAAATCTGTTTAGTGCTATAGTATTTATTGACATAGGATGAAATACAATTGTCAGAACATATTAGTCATCTAGATGGAAATTCCTATGTTTCAATTGGTCCAAGAGAATGGGTTTATGGAACTggtatttattgtaaaatgGATTTGGGGTATTGGAATTAGCATCCAACATGTGTGATGAAGTGGATTATGCTAGATAAAATATTGGAATTTTGGGTTTGCAGTCAATTTTGTTACTCCTAACTGGGGAATTATGTATAGAAGAATTTCAGCATTAGTCAATGTTACATGTTGCATGAGCACATACTTGGGATACAGATATCATATGATTGTGGTGTTGGTGTTATCTGCATCATATGACTAAGGGGAAGGATTTAAAGGTCCCATAAGGTAACAGACAAGGTTGAAGTAGTGTTTATCAAATTTTAGGTTCTTGTTGTTCTCCCCATCAAGTGGATGGATTAATTTTGATAAGGTCACTTCAACTAGGCATATTTGCATGGAGGAGTACAGCCACAGAATTGCACCTGTAAAAATTGAGATGTAAGGAGCCTATGCAGCTGAAATTCCCTGATGGGTACAGCCAAATACCCTATAAAATGCAATTCTAgcaattgcataaaaaaaaagtctttaacTTGACATGTTGTATTTAATCACTAATTAATGCTACTTATCTTGAAAATTTGTTGTATGCATGATTTAATATATTCTGTAAATATGCAACCTTTTATTGTAGTGCCCAGTTGCATAattcttcttttgattttgttatgtaTAGTACAGGTCCAAActtcttgtttgttttcttttttgtcatttATATATACCATTATGtttgtcttctttctttcaGGGAGGAGATCCTTCTCAAGAACGGAATTATAGTTTGGAGGTAATCTCTTTTAAGGGTTTCTTATTTTCAGAACTCAAATTTAATATTGCTTTATGTGGATTTTTCTTGCCGCTATTCTTCTTTTTGCCCTTTCACTATTTTCATTCTTAGTTGACGCTTTTTGCCTTTCATCTTTTCATAGAACatacatcaaaaacaaaataactataaaaataCCCTGGATGAAGTAATCAATATGGTCACTAGATGAATCTTGTGGCATGAACAAAATTTAGTTTGCGTAACTTCTCTAGATGCGTAGAAGAGAATACTTTGAAAAACCTATTAAGATTACCAGCATCTATACTGTTCATTAAGTGTAACATGCATTTTACTTTGTACCTCCTTTCTTGTGCCCCTGCAAGTACTTCTCTTTATGATATGTATGCGTGTAGGCATGCATGGATCTGTACATTTGCATAGTAATATCAACTTTGCACTTGGTGGGCTTCAATTGCTAGCTTACTCAGACATCCTTGCTTTTGTTTCTGAATTTAGTTAGCAACATCTTCACTGTCCACTCTGGCAAGACTTCCATGGGGATCAAAAGCACTATCAGACAATTTATATAGTGAAGAGATCACCACTTTAGATCCACCTATGCGTTTGCAACTCTTTGAATTTGGTAAGCTTCTCCCTGATAAGACTGTTGGCTAATCATCCGTAAAGTGATAATCAATTTTGTTGCTAGTGGAAAAATACCTTCTGTTTCATGcactttttaaattatgaagATCAAGAATACTTTTGGAACATGATTTATACTGCTTGAATGTGTCAATATGATTGAATATGGGCTACAAGCTTAGATATAGGTATGACTAGACCATAATGAAGAATCAAGTCATATATTGGTCTAGGTAGTCCTGATACTTTTTTTTCGGATAACAGCTAAGTTCTCGTATCATGTGTTGCAGATTGTTTTCAGGGATTGGCTTTTTTCTGTAACTTTAATCTTTCAAATGTTATTTGTCAACAGAGGCGTGCCCCTTTTGCCGGAGGGTTCGAGAGGCCATGACTGAGCTAGATCTTTCTGTAGAGGTAAGAATGGATACTTTAGATATAATCACCAAACCATTGCTTACCTCAATTTCCCATGCTTGGTAGCTGTCCTATTGTTAGAGTGCACAATCATTATCTTTGCTGTCTCATTGATTTGACaccattttattttgcattCTAGGCATATTCCTTCATCATGAAAAACATTAAATAAGGAAAGTCATAGAAAGTTTGAGCCCATGATTAAGCTGAGAATTCTGGACTTGATTCTAGGTCCAGCATGTATCTGTTATgtaaaaaggaaataaagaaggTTTTCATACTTGGCATGGAAAATGGTAGGAGTAACTTTGTAATAGTGGTACAACTAAAACTAGTCGGTTCAGAGTGATACTTGGATCAGGCTGTTGAATCTGAAAATGGAACTTTACCTTCTGAATATCAGATAGATTAACACAATAAGATTAATTTCACTCCTCcttcatttcttattttttgctTGTCAGATAATTAATTAAGCCCTGGTATAAACTTAGTTTTGGGGCAAAATGGGTTGAAAGCCATAACTCATCAAGTTACCAAACTTGATCCAATTATCTGGATATAGCTAACATTACATTCTTTCATAAACGAAATATAGATGTTGCATGATCAAGCTGATGATTATCCCACACACCTAGTGGAAGTCTTAGTTCAAACTCATTCAAGCAGATCttgataatttgttaatactGGCTTGTATAGgtgaatgtgattttttttagagaagacATTGTGTCTAGTATATTTGTGGATTAACTATTTTATGTCCTTTATTTTTCAGCCTTGTTtgtaaaacttgaaaattatttCCTTATTGGTGCTCTTTTGTCATTTACTTTCCTAATTTGAACTCAATGGCAAATATATATAGGTCTATCCCTGTCCAAAAGGCTCTCTAAGACATAGAGAAATGGTTAGAAGATCCGGTGGCAAAGAGCAGTATGTAATTAATTCTCTACCAAATCTCATATATGAACTTGTTTTGTAACAATCAGTTATGTGAATGAGGTCAGCATGTCATTTTTCATCTGGTCCAGTAGGAACCTTTATGATGTTGATATCCTTAATCTGTTTTGGACATTTATTCTTTGAGAAAAGGATAAGGGGTCTTCCTTCTTTTGCTTCTCT contains the following coding sequences:
- the LOC115958961 gene encoding putative methyltransferase At1g22800, mitochondrial isoform X1; translation: MRGLLSMYQRSSLSLWRRTTTLTTTNEPYRILLSGSFSTDPDGNQSSKVNIFDRQLKRKQRDRAAWLMRPNDSFVDAVAENLLDRLEDCKKSFPTALCLGGSLEAVRRLLGGRGGIEKLIMMDTSYDMIKLCKDTEKDVHNENIETSYIVGDEEFLPLKESSVDVVLSCLGLHWTNDLPGSMIQCRLALKPDGIFLGAILGGETLKELRIACTVAQMEREGGISPRISPLAQVRDAGNLLSRAGFALPGVDVDEYIVKYQSALELIEHLRSMGETNALLQRNNMLNRETALATAAIYDSMFAAEDGTIPATFQVIFMTGWREHSSQQKAKRRGSATVSFKDIQKKFGNGN
- the LOC115958961 gene encoding putative methyltransferase At1g22800, mitochondrial isoform X2, whose amino-acid sequence is MRGLLSMYQRSSLSLWRRTTTLTTTNEPYRILLSGSFSTDPDGNQSSKVNIFDRQLKRKQRDRAAWLMRPNDSFVDAVAENLLDRLEDCKKSFPTALCLGGSLEAVRRLLGGRGGIEKLIMMDTSYDMIKLCKDTEKDVHNENIETSYIVGDEEFLPLKESSVDVVLSCLGLHWTNDLPGSMIQISIEAGWHIFRSYSWELRIACTVAQMEREGGISPRISPLAQVRDAGNLLSRAGFALPGVDVDEYIVKYQSALELIEHLRSMGETNALLQRNNMLNRETALATAAIYDSMFAAEDGTIPATFQVIFMTGWREHSSQQKAKRRGSATVSFKDIQKKFGNGN
- the LOC115958900 gene encoding uncharacterized protein LOC115958900; amino-acid sequence: MSLLSLTCSQSIYFSTSPPQHILPTKFKNFPFPSTSSTRAATLKFSPFSQRLLRNGNWVSHRNRFHAKSADSEPNANQPSAQVSQENGTVSSSSGNPSTSFLSILCPLLKLFSGGDPSQERNYSLELATSSLSTLARLPWGSKALSDNLYSEEITTLDPPMRLQLFEFEACPFCRRVREAMTELDLSVEVYPCPKGSLRHREMVRRSGGKEQFPFLIDPNTGISLYESGDIVNYLFQQYGKGRSPSTGLLESTLFTGWMPTILRAGRGMTLWEKARQDPLPKKLELFSYENNAYARLVREALCELELAYILHNVGEGSTRTNLLLDASQSKEVPYFIDPNTGAQFGDYKKILSYLFQTYSAATV